Proteins encoded by one window of Chryseobacterium sp. POL2:
- a CDS encoding TonB-dependent receptor: MIKKLSLISLFTLLPASFYYAQTTVFAYVKDQDGKPLERADVDLAQSSDDLTADKIGYFQFVDLQPGHYQITVSKSSYETRVITFDVASGEKRKDLGVIKLNYAPSSDAGIMVIDDSAGDSDDSGSSMQPTVGLLNSGRDAFQSVSAFELGAYWFRPRGVDNRYEDIYFNGVSMSKNDDGKIDFSNWGGLNDVTRYPYENADNITPSEYTFGNLGGVVYYNTRASSYRKQTSLAYSFTNRSYLHRAMATYSSGLSKSGWAFTFSGSRRWAEEGSIDGTQQDAYAYFGSIEKRFSDRHAINLTAFGAPTMRASNAPNTQEVYDLMGKDYNSYWGWQDGEKRNSRIRKVFEPMFMLTDYLKIGKNSNWVNTVSYQIGSDARGRLDWFRAADPNPTYYRKLPSYGVYTADEFRNNAQIDWMSLYSANYLNRQDMAGVDRGAVYSIVEDVNKDKTFNFASHFDTKLSGNWKLNVNFNYQNLRSDNFRRVKDLLGANYANNLNAFDNDVRYNIDNENTQVKEGERTQYSYKLLRDSYALNISSEVDFTKWNVVASIFSSYNESQRDGDYRSNRFQNNSKGKSAKYTSLDAGIKAKITYKINGKNFIVYNGAFFSLAPTLNEIYINPRVVDFLTPGVENQMINSNDLSYILRGQILKLRLSAYHTTINNATEISRYYADVNSGTGTSLSTLVNEAMTGVNKRYMGAELGFDVKITPTLNALGVASVGEYKYTNNPNVATFDDINEFRGRSVWGQANVKDYKVAGTPQKAFSFGLKYNSPKFWWIGASANYLMDQYLDFSALNKTPYMYTNPETGDNYEGVTPESIQLITAQKKFDNQFMLNANAGKSFRFGKYRMGLSVSVNNILNNRNYVTGGFEQGRNVNFVDALQDTQRTTPFFGPKLWYDRGRTFFANVYLRF; encoded by the coding sequence ATGATAAAAAAATTATCCTTAATCTCATTGTTTACATTGCTTCCTGCATCTTTTTACTATGCCCAAACAACGGTTTTTGCATACGTAAAAGACCAGGACGGAAAACCACTTGAGAGAGCAGATGTTGATCTTGCGCAGTCTTCTGATGACTTGACAGCTGATAAAATTGGATATTTCCAATTTGTTGATCTTCAACCAGGCCATTATCAAATTACAGTTTCAAAATCAAGCTACGAAACTAGAGTAATCACTTTTGATGTGGCATCTGGAGAAAAAAGAAAGGACCTTGGTGTTATAAAATTAAACTATGCGCCTAGCAGTGATGCGGGTATTATGGTTATTGATGATTCTGCAGGTGATTCTGATGACAGCGGATCGTCTATGCAACCCACTGTTGGTTTGCTTAATTCTGGTAGAGATGCTTTCCAAAGTGTTTCTGCATTTGAGCTTGGTGCATATTGGTTCCGCCCGAGAGGTGTAGATAACCGTTATGAAGACATCTACTTCAACGGTGTTTCTATGTCAAAAAACGACGATGGTAAAATTGATTTTAGCAACTGGGGAGGTCTTAATGATGTAACAAGATATCCTTACGAAAATGCCGATAATATTACGCCTTCAGAATATACATTTGGTAATTTGGGCGGTGTTGTATATTATAACACAAGAGCAAGTTCGTATAGAAAACAAACATCATTAGCTTATTCTTTCACTAACAGAAGTTACCTTCATAGAGCAATGGCAACTTATTCGTCTGGACTTTCAAAAAGCGGATGGGCATTTACCTTCTCTGGAAGTAGAAGATGGGCGGAAGAAGGCTCTATTGATGGCACACAACAAGATGCTTACGCATACTTCGGATCCATCGAGAAGAGATTCTCTGACAGACATGCTATTAACTTAACGGCATTCGGCGCGCCTACAATGCGTGCTTCTAATGCTCCAAACACGCAGGAAGTCTATGATCTTATGGGTAAAGATTACAACTCGTATTGGGGATGGCAAGATGGTGAAAAAAGAAATTCTAGAATTAGAAAAGTATTTGAACCAATGTTTATGTTAACCGATTATTTAAAAATTGGCAAAAATTCAAATTGGGTTAATACAGTATCTTACCAAATTGGTAGCGATGCTAGAGGGCGTCTGGACTGGTTCCGTGCCGCTGACCCTAACCCAACTTATTATAGAAAATTACCAAGTTATGGTGTCTATACAGCAGACGAGTTCAGAAATAACGCTCAGATAGATTGGATGTCTTTATACAGTGCCAACTACCTTAACCGTCAAGACATGGCAGGTGTTGATAGAGGAGCTGTATACTCAATCGTTGAGGACGTTAACAAAGACAAAACGTTTAACTTCGCATCACACTTTGACACCAAATTATCTGGAAACTGGAAACTGAATGTTAACTTCAATTATCAAAATTTAAGATCTGATAATTTTAGAAGAGTTAAAGATTTATTAGGTGCTAACTATGCTAATAATCTTAATGCTTTTGATAACGATGTAAGATATAATATTGATAATGAAAACACCCAAGTTAAAGAAGGTGAAAGAACTCAATATTCTTATAAATTACTAAGAGATTCATACGCGTTGAATATTTCTTCTGAAGTTGACTTTACAAAGTGGAACGTGGTAGCTTCAATATTCTCTTCATATAACGAATCTCAAAGAGATGGTGATTACAGAAGTAATAGATTCCAAAATAATTCTAAAGGAAAAAGTGCAAAGTACACTTCTTTAGATGCTGGTATCAAAGCTAAGATTACTTACAAAATCAATGGTAAAAACTTTATCGTTTACAACGGAGCATTCTTTAGTTTAGCACCAACGCTTAACGAAATATACATCAACCCAAGAGTTGTAGACTTCCTTACGCCAGGTGTAGAAAATCAAATGATCAACTCTAATGATTTGAGTTATATTTTGAGAGGTCAAATTCTTAAACTTAGATTGTCTGCTTATCATACAACGATTAATAACGCAACTGAAATCTCTAGATATTATGCCGACGTTAATAGTGGTACGGGTACATCGCTTAGTACACTTGTAAACGAAGCCATGACTGGTGTTAACAAACGCTATATGGGTGCAGAACTTGGTTTTGATGTTAAAATCACACCAACCCTTAATGCATTAGGTGTTGCCAGTGTAGGAGAATACAAATACACGAACAATCCGAATGTTGCGACATTTGACGATATTAACGAATTTAGAGGTCGTTCGGTTTGGGGACAAGCAAATGTTAAAGACTATAAAGTTGCTGGCACACCACAAAAGGCCTTCTCTTTTGGTCTAAAATATAACTCACCAAAATTTTGGTGGATTGGTGCATCCGCGAATTATCTAATGGATCAATACCTTGATTTCTCTGCGCTTAACAAAACGCCTTACATGTACACAAACCCAGAAACGGGTGACAATTATGAAGGTGTAACACCAGAGAGCATCCAATTAATCACAGCACAAAAGAAATTTGACAATCAGTTTATGTTAAATGCTAATGCAGGAAAATCGTTCCGTTTTGGAAAATACAGAATGGGATTAAGTGTTTCTGTTAACAACATTCTTAATAACAGAAACTATGTAACTGGAGGTTTTGAGCAAGGTAGAAACGTTAACTTCGTAGACGCACTACAAGATACACAAAGAACAACACCTTTCTTCGGTCCAAAATTATGGTATGATAGAGGAAGAACTTTCTTTGCTAACGTATATTTAAGATTTTAA
- a CDS encoding DUF5689 domain-containing protein, which produces MKTSTKYIKHIFFMVFATFILASCVHDDKYDNPDMSNYQCQDLTKTMTLAELKAKFTGNANKTYYFPKDSKDIIEGYVSSTDETGNIYKTIYIQDAPENPTHGFTISVNAVSTYTNYPQGSKIYIKLAGLAVGTYGGVVQLGVKDATVADPANTNIVARIPETSVPKSIIRSCAAKVNIVPKVIKFTDMKADNDNLIGCLIQADNVEFDSKALCTSFAPNGQTVDKAINQKDGNTVTSRIVRNSGYASFANLTIPAGNGKFVGILSKYNTTYQMYINKVTDLKEMTEFPRIDGMTSDPCQFNPTNLTAKTVAEVKRLISGNALTEIKDDIYLKAKVTTSDATGNFFKYIYVEDATGGIRVNIDKSNIYLDPRFYIGKDVIIKLKGLYIGDISGELQLGSPFDGKVGRVAEVDIYKYFFDSKEQATAVTPTERTITQLTAADVGKWVKLKNLEFIDADLGNTYAAGSVTNRTLQDCNGNKILLRTSNFADFAGVPLDEGKGDVYAIVSVFNGVYQLWINNLLGADLDDPRCDGTVPVKYNTVFADGFDTLANWTAVNVTGSQVWTTTTFGNPRPSAYMDGNRQLNEDWLISKAIAIDNFSDVFFTFETDGRFSGNPLEVYVTENYTGDVGTTTWTKYPGAVFDTDLSNFSGFVNSGRLSLNDFKGKQIRIAFKYTSISGSSTTWELDNVAVKGTK; this is translated from the coding sequence ATGAAAACAAGTACTAAATACATAAAACACATATTCTTCATGGTTTTTGCAACGTTCATACTTGCAAGTTGTGTCCATGATGATAAATATGACAATCCTGACATGTCAAATTACCAATGTCAAGATTTAACAAAGACCATGACTTTAGCAGAACTGAAAGCTAAATTCACAGGAAACGCTAATAAAACCTATTATTTCCCTAAGGATTCAAAAGACATTATCGAAGGCTATGTATCTTCAACTGATGAGACGGGTAATATTTATAAAACCATCTACATTCAGGACGCACCAGAAAACCCAACTCATGGTTTTACAATTAGCGTGAATGCAGTAAGTACATATACCAACTATCCTCAGGGCTCTAAAATTTATATTAAACTAGCAGGTTTAGCTGTAGGAACTTACGGTGGCGTGGTACAGCTAGGTGTTAAAGATGCAACTGTTGCAGATCCAGCCAATACAAACATTGTAGCAAGAATTCCTGAAACAAGTGTTCCAAAAAGCATTATAAGATCTTGCGCAGCCAAAGTTAACATCGTACCGAAAGTGATAAAATTCACAGACATGAAGGCGGATAACGACAACTTAATCGGTTGTTTGATCCAAGCAGACAATGTAGAATTTGACAGTAAAGCCTTATGTACAAGCTTTGCCCCAAATGGACAAACTGTTGACAAAGCGATCAATCAAAAAGATGGCAATACAGTTACATCAAGAATTGTTAGAAACAGTGGTTACGCATCATTTGCCAACTTAACAATCCCTGCAGGTAACGGTAAATTCGTGGGTATTTTAAGTAAATACAATACGACCTATCAAATGTATATCAACAAGGTTACTGATTTAAAAGAGATGACCGAATTCCCTCGCATTGACGGGATGACTTCTGATCCTTGTCAATTCAACCCAACCAACTTAACTGCAAAAACTGTTGCAGAAGTTAAAAGACTTATTTCCGGAAATGCACTTACAGAAATTAAAGATGATATTTATCTTAAAGCTAAAGTAACGACAAGTGATGCTACAGGTAACTTCTTTAAATATATTTATGTTGAAGATGCTACAGGAGGTATTAGAGTTAACATTGACAAATCAAATATATACCTTGATCCAAGATTCTACATCGGCAAAGATGTTATTATTAAACTAAAAGGTCTTTATATTGGAGATATTTCTGGAGAACTACAACTAGGCTCACCGTTTGATGGAAAAGTTGGTAGAGTTGCAGAAGTTGATATTTACAAATATTTCTTCGATTCTAAAGAGCAAGCAACTGCTGTAACACCCACAGAAAGAACAATTACACAATTAACAGCTGCAGATGTTGGTAAATGGGTTAAATTAAAAAATCTTGAATTTATAGACGCAGATTTAGGTAATACTTATGCAGCGGGTTCTGTAACCAATAGAACACTTCAAGATTGTAATGGCAATAAAATCTTATTAAGAACAAGTAATTTTGCAGATTTCGCTGGTGTTCCTTTAGATGAAGGTAAAGGTGACGTTTATGCAATTGTAAGTGTTTTCAATGGTGTGTATCAATTATGGATCAACAATCTTTTGGGAGCTGACCTAGACGACCCACGTTGCGACGGAACTGTCCCAGTGAAGTATAACACGGTTTTCGCAGACGGTTTCGACACTTTAGCTAACTGGACTGCGGTTAACGTAACAGGAAGCCAAGTTTGGACAACAACAACTTTTGGAAACCCAAGACCAAGTGCTTATATGGATGGAAACAGACAACTTAACGAAGACTGGTTAATTTCTAAAGCAATTGCAATTGATAATTTCAGTGATGTTTTCTTCACCTTTGAAACAGATGGTAGGTTTTCTGGTAATCCTCTGGAAGTATATGTAACAGAAAACTACACAGGTGATGTTGGTACAACAACTTGGACAAAATATCCAGGAGCAGTCTTTGATACAGATCTTAGCAACTTCTCTGGTTTTGTAAATTCTGGAAGATTAAGTTTGAACGACTTTAAAGGTAAACAAATCAGAATTGCATTCAAATACACCTCAATTAGTGGTTCTTCTACAACTTGGGAACTAGACAATGTAGCAGTTAAAGGTACAAAGTAA
- a CDS encoding IS1182 family transposase: MLLQQQKMQLSSYTELYDLVVPKENLLRKINELIDFSFIYEELLNKYCLNNGRNAESPVRMFKYLLLKSIYTVSDMDVVERSRYDMSFKYFLEMTPEEDVINPSSLTKFRKLRLKDTDLLNLLIGKTVAIAIEKGIIKSKSIIVDATHTLSRSNPFSRIEVLRERSKLLRKTVYQFDEEFKTKMPSKNIENDVKKELEYCRELEKRIKNEASISEIPAVKEKLNLLKELVEDTDEQMIYSKDADAKTGHKSADSSFFGYKTHIAMSEERIITAAVVTSGEKGDGPELPQLLEISQENGMEVDTVIGDSAYSGKENLKIASAQNIKVVAKLNPSITQGFRKDEDKFDYNKDADRFVCPAGHLAIRKARQNRKNVGKNQVDTYYFDTEKCKVCPLKEACYKEGAKFKTYSVSIKSDLHQDQMLFQESDEYKEKSKHRYKIEAKNSELKNVHGYNRAIAYGIENMQMQGAMTIFAVNLKRILKLM; encoded by the coding sequence ATGTTATTACAGCAACAAAAAATGCAATTGAGTTCCTATACTGAGTTGTATGATCTAGTCGTTCCAAAGGAAAATCTACTTCGTAAAATTAATGAACTGATTGATTTTTCCTTTATCTATGAAGAGCTTTTGAATAAATATTGTTTAAACAATGGGCGCAATGCAGAAAGTCCAGTTCGGATGTTCAAATATCTGCTTTTGAAAAGCATTTACACCGTTTCTGATATGGATGTGGTGGAGCGATCTAGATATGATATGTCGTTCAAATATTTTTTGGAAATGACGCCCGAAGAAGATGTTATTAATCCCAGTTCTCTTACAAAATTCAGAAAATTACGCTTGAAAGACACCGATTTATTGAACCTTTTGATTGGTAAAACCGTAGCGATTGCTATCGAAAAAGGCATCATCAAATCCAAATCCATTATTGTAGATGCTACGCATACTTTGTCGAGAAGCAACCCATTTTCTAGGATAGAAGTGCTTCGGGAGCGCTCCAAACTGCTTCGCAAAACCGTTTATCAGTTTGATGAAGAATTTAAAACCAAAATGCCCTCAAAAAATATTGAAAATGATGTAAAGAAAGAATTGGAGTATTGCCGAGAACTTGAAAAGCGCATTAAAAATGAAGCCTCTATCAGTGAAATCCCTGCAGTAAAGGAAAAATTAAATCTTTTGAAAGAATTAGTGGAAGATACTGATGAGCAAATGATTTATTCAAAAGATGCAGATGCTAAAACAGGTCATAAATCTGCTGACAGTTCATTTTTCGGTTACAAAACACATATTGCAATGAGTGAAGAGCGGATTATTACGGCAGCTGTGGTAACTTCAGGAGAAAAAGGTGATGGTCCAGAATTGCCACAATTGCTAGAAATAAGTCAAGAAAACGGAATGGAAGTGGATACGGTTATTGGAGATTCTGCCTATTCTGGAAAAGAAAATCTGAAAATAGCCAGTGCGCAAAACATCAAAGTAGTCGCTAAATTAAATCCCTCTATTACTCAAGGTTTTCGAAAAGATGAGGATAAATTTGATTATAATAAAGATGCGGACAGATTTGTATGTCCTGCAGGGCATTTGGCGATACGAAAAGCCCGACAGAACAGAAAAAATGTAGGCAAAAACCAGGTTGACACCTATTATTTTGATACCGAAAAATGTAAAGTTTGTCCTCTAAAAGAGGCTTGTTACAAAGAAGGAGCAAAATTCAAAACCTACTCGGTTTCCATTAAATCAGACTTGCATCAAGACCAAATGCTTTTTCAAGAAAGCGATGAATACAAGGAAAAATCGAAACATCGCTATAAAATAGAAGCCAAAAACAGCGAGCTGAAAAATGTACATGGTTACAATAGAGCCATTGCATATGGCATCGAAAATATGCAAATGCAGGGAGCAATGACTATTTTCGCCGTTAATTTGAAGAGAATACTAAAATTAATGTAG
- a CDS encoding DUF4126 domain-containing protein, giving the protein MSDIFPYIISAFVGVGLAAATGFRVFLPMFAVSLASYFHWIPANDNFEWLASLPALITTGVATIVEILAYYIPYIDNVLDSISIPLATVAGSVLFASQFMEIGGVSEWALALIAGGGTAATIASGFAGTRVASTATTGGVGNHLVATTETAGASVMSIFALALPVLAFIFAIGLVILVIIYGRKIWNKFRKKAPNLEDADYI; this is encoded by the coding sequence ATGTCCGACATTTTCCCTTATATCATCAGTGCTTTTGTGGGCGTTGGTTTGGCTGCAGCAACGGGGTTCCGGGTTTTTCTACCGATGTTTGCTGTAAGTTTAGCATCTTATTTTCATTGGATTCCTGCCAACGATAATTTTGAATGGTTGGCTTCTTTGCCTGCGCTTATCACGACTGGCGTAGCCACAATAGTTGAAATATTGGCTTATTACATTCCTTATATTGATAATGTTTTGGATAGTATTTCCATACCGTTGGCGACTGTTGCAGGTTCGGTATTGTTTGCTTCGCAGTTCATGGAAATTGGAGGTGTTTCAGAATGGGCTTTGGCTTTGATAGCAGGTGGGGGAACGGCGGCCACGATAGCTTCTGGGTTTGCTGGCACGCGTGTCGCTTCGACCGCAACAACGGGTGGTGTAGGAAATCACCTAGTTGCTACGACAGAAACCGCAGGTGCAAGTGTGATGTCGATATTTGCTTTGGCCTTACCTGTTTTAGCATTTATTTTCGCGATTGGTTTGGTTATTTTAGTCATCATTTATGGTAGGAAAATATGGAATAAATTTCGAAAGAAAGCGCCTAATCTTGAAGATGCTGATTATATATAA
- the rnpA gene encoding ribonuclease P protein component, with protein sequence MTNFQYPKSEKLKSKSEIDSLFNKGKWISSGSVRLIVLKSNADFSNTKVGVSVSKKFFKSAVDRNRLKRLLREYYRHNKSLFVELFGEKASIMLFWVSRNMPDKYQSLEQELNTLLNSKK encoded by the coding sequence ATGACAAACTTCCAATATCCAAAATCGGAGAAATTAAAATCGAAATCCGAAATCGATTCACTTTTTAATAAAGGTAAATGGATATCTTCTGGAAGTGTAAGGTTAATTGTGTTAAAATCTAACGCCGATTTTTCTAACACTAAAGTTGGTGTTTCTGTTTCAAAAAAGTTTTTTAAAAGTGCAGTTGACCGCAATAGACTAAAAAGATTATTGCGAGAATACTACCGCCATAACAAAAGTCTGTTTGTAGAATTGTTCGGAGAGAAAGCTTCTATTATGTTGTTTTGGGTGTCTAGAAATATGCCAGATAAATACCAATCGCTTGAACAAGAGTTAAATACTTTACTCAATTCCAAAAAATAA
- a CDS encoding ThiF family adenylyltransferase, which translates to MSEIWLERTELLLKEEGLHLLNNAKILIVGLGGVGSFAAEFLARAGVGHLHIADGDTVDITNVNRQLPALHSTVGKHKIDVVGDRLMDINPKLDLVRINEFLSPERMEELVVSEKFDYVLDCIDSLTPKLSLIKTCRRNKIKLVSAMGAGGKVDPSKVMVRDISKTNNCLLAKQVRKRLKKEGVTKGFRCVFSTEIQDENSLKLTDGSNFKKSFYGTISYIPALFGLYAAAEVINSLTGRK; encoded by the coding sequence ATGAGTGAAATTTGGCTAGAACGGACAGAACTTTTATTGAAAGAGGAAGGTCTCCATCTTCTGAATAATGCAAAAATATTGATTGTAGGATTAGGAGGCGTAGGGTCTTTTGCAGCGGAGTTTTTAGCCAGAGCGGGTGTTGGACATTTGCATATTGCAGACGGCGATACTGTTGATATTACAAATGTTAACCGGCAATTGCCAGCTCTGCATTCGACAGTTGGGAAGCACAAGATAGATGTTGTAGGCGACCGACTTATGGATATTAACCCAAAACTGGATTTAGTTCGTATCAACGAGTTTCTTAGTCCAGAACGAATGGAAGAGCTTGTTGTTTCGGAGAAATTTGATTATGTATTGGATTGCATCGACTCGCTGACACCTAAATTGAGTTTAATAAAAACCTGTCGCCGAAATAAAATTAAATTAGTCTCTGCGATGGGTGCTGGAGGTAAGGTGGATCCCAGCAAAGTCATGGTGCGCGATATCAGCAAAACCAATAATTGTCTTCTCGCCAAGCAAGTTAGAAAACGCTTAAAAAAAGAAGGTGTTACCAAAGGTTTTCGATGTGTTTTCTCGACAGAAATTCAGGATGAAAACAGCCTAAAACTAACAGACGGAAGCAATTTTAAAAAATCTTTTTATGGCACCATAAGTTATATTCCAGCGTTGTTTGGACTCTATGCAGCCGCAGAAGTAATCAACAGTTTAACAGGACGAAAATAA
- a CDS encoding TatD family hydrolase has product MDFFDFHHHHSGRFGIYNLDLFSNDDFKCFSVGLHPKDIDKDYPKLLDWIKEKAKDKNCLAIGECGLDALVKIDEELQQKVFKTQIQIANDIKKPVIIHCVRKHAELLRFSKYAKVPMIVHGFNKKENIAKSLLTHGFYLSFGKSLLENLSLQSVFRDCPADRFFLETDISDIGISEIFQQAALLKNIEISELQNLIQKNLNFIFKNE; this is encoded by the coding sequence ATGGATTTTTTTGATTTTCATCACCATCATTCGGGGCGCTTCGGGATTTATAATTTGGATTTGTTTTCTAATGACGATTTCAAATGTTTTTCCGTAGGACTTCATCCCAAAGACATTGACAAAGATTATCCCAAATTGTTGGACTGGATAAAAGAAAAAGCAAAAGATAAAAATTGTCTTGCGATTGGCGAATGTGGGCTAGATGCTTTGGTAAAGATTGATGAGGAGTTGCAACAAAAGGTTTTTAAAACTCAGATACAGATTGCAAATGATATTAAAAAACCCGTCATTATCCATTGTGTTCGAAAACATGCCGAATTGTTGCGGTTTTCAAAATATGCAAAAGTACCAATGATTGTCCATGGGTTTAATAAAAAAGAAAATATCGCTAAATCATTATTAACTCATGGTTTTTATCTAAGTTTTGGAAAATCTTTGTTGGAAAACCTATCTTTGCAATCTGTTTTTAGAGATTGTCCCGCGGATCGTTTTTTTCTTGAAACGGATATTTCGGATATCGGTATTTCTGAAATTTTTCAACAAGCCGCTTTGCTGAAAAATATTGAGATTTCAGAATTACAAAATCTAATACAGAAGAATTTAAATTTTATTTTTAAAAATGAGTGA
- a CDS encoding TetR/AcrR family transcriptional regulator has translation MVKKKFTDKQKKILDVAEELIAIKGFDATSVRDICSKANINVAMISYYFGSKEKMMSFLYQYRVQRSKENFSEFAETIKDGKAEMQMKEIINYIVGLFFKYNYFHGFVTQEIRVNDLIKDDLLDFYNICVTRFEDIIKKGIVTGVFHNAPKSEDILTNIIGSTLFVIRNKNFYELYLPSTTEKNYLIEAEKKVKSNLLQTTFALLGYELYA, from the coding sequence ATGGTTAAGAAGAAATTCACGGATAAGCAGAAAAAAATCTTGGATGTCGCAGAAGAACTTATCGCGATAAAAGGTTTTGACGCCACTTCTGTGCGTGACATATGCAGCAAGGCAAACATCAATGTGGCGATGATTTCGTATTACTTTGGGTCCAAAGAAAAAATGATGTCTTTTTTATATCAGTACCGCGTGCAACGATCCAAAGAAAATTTCTCAGAATTTGCCGAAACCATCAAAGATGGTAAAGCGGAAATGCAAATGAAGGAGATCATTAATTATATTGTCGGATTATTTTTCAAATACAATTATTTCCACGGTTTCGTAACACAAGAGATTCGCGTCAACGATTTAATAAAAGACGACTTATTAGACTTTTATAACATTTGTGTCACTCGATTTGAAGACATTATAAAAAAAGGTATTGTGACAGGAGTTTTCCATAATGCACCAAAATCCGAAGACATTCTTACAAACATTATCGGCTCCACACTTTTTGTGATTCGTAATAAAAATTTTTATGAGTTATATTTACCTAGCACCACAGAAAAAAACTATTTAATTGAAGCAGAAAAAAAAGTAAAATCCAATCTTTTGCAAACAACTTTTGCACTTCTAGGCTATGAGTTGTATGCATAA
- a CDS encoding outer membrane protein assembly factor BamD yields the protein MKKLIIVALASSLILSCNREMDRALKSADKDYILKTANEKFAKKKWSDAIALYERVSNLVAGTDEFPNVGFNTAFANYYDKNYKLAGHQFKNFAVSFPQDPRREEAAYMSAICYYQGSYDYNLDQTNTQSAINELQEFLNNYPDSERSKNIQTMLDELGYKLEFKAYENARQYFKMGEYLAADVAFDNVLEDFPATKLRAKILDFKMKSKYELALFSMPEKKKDRLDNAIAYTKTIEKELPNTDYAKTALAFRPKLEEEKVKFEKLVADAEKRQAEFAAKQKAEEEKNAAKDQLKKEEKEQDATQRSIEKARKDSATVSDPNSTFRIRR from the coding sequence ATGAAGAAATTAATTATTGTTGCGCTAGCATCAAGCCTTATATTATCATGTAATCGCGAAATGGATCGTGCGCTAAAAAGTGCCGACAAAGATTACATCTTGAAAACTGCAAATGAAAAATTTGCAAAGAAAAAATGGAGCGATGCTATTGCTTTATACGAGAGGGTTTCTAACCTTGTCGCTGGTACAGACGAATTCCCGAATGTAGGATTCAACACCGCATTTGCTAATTATTACGACAAAAATTACAAATTGGCTGGACATCAGTTCAAAAACTTTGCCGTATCTTTCCCACAAGACCCACGTCGTGAAGAAGCCGCTTACATGTCCGCAATATGCTACTATCAGGGCTCTTACGACTACAACTTGGACCAAACCAATACGCAATCAGCAATTAATGAACTTCAGGAATTCTTGAATAATTATCCAGATTCTGAACGTTCTAAAAACATCCAAACCATGTTGGACGAATTAGGCTATAAGTTAGAGTTCAAAGCTTATGAAAATGCACGTCAGTATTTCAAAATGGGAGAATATCTTGCTGCAGACGTTGCATTTGACAATGTTTTGGAAGATTTTCCAGCAACAAAACTTAGAGCAAAAATTTTAGATTTTAAAATGAAGTCTAAATATGAACTGGCCTTGTTTTCAATGCCAGAAAAAAAGAAAGATCGTTTAGACAATGCAATTGCCTATACCAAAACAATTGAAAAAGAACTTCCCAATACCGATTATGCTAAAACAGCTTTAGCTTTTAGACCAAAATTGGAGGAAGAAAAAGTAAAATTCGAAAAATTGGTTGCAGATGCTGAAAAAAGACAAGCAGAATTCGCGGCCAAACAAAAAGCTGAAGAAGAAAAAAATGCCGCTAAAGACCAACTGAAAAAAGAAGAAAAAGAACAAGATGCTACCCAAAGAAGCATCGAAAAAGCGAGAAAAGACAGCGCTACAGTTAGTGATCCTAACTCGACTTTCAGAATAAGAAGATAA
- a CDS encoding DNA-directed RNA polymerase subunit omega, with translation MSVKDTNAQVNTITYDRNKIENKVGSIYEAIVIMGKRAEQINAEIRTELHNKLDEFAVHNSTLEEVFENREQIEISKHYEKLPKPTSIAIQEWLDDEIYFRETGEKN, from the coding sequence ATGAGTGTAAAAGATACTAATGCGCAGGTTAATACCATTACCTACGACAGAAACAAAATCGAAAACAAAGTAGGCAGCATCTACGAAGCCATCGTTATTATGGGCAAAAGAGCGGAGCAAATAAATGCTGAAATCCGCACGGAGCTTCACAATAAACTGGATGAATTTGCAGTGCACAACTCTACTTTGGAAGAAGTTTTTGAAAATAGAGAACAAATCGAAATCTCTAAACATTACGAAAAACTTCCGAAACCTACATCTATCGCTATTCAAGAATGGCTAGATGATGAAATCTACTTCAGAGAAACTGGAGAGAAAAACTAA